A genomic window from Candidatus Nealsonbacteria bacterium includes:
- the rbfA gene encoding 30S ribosome-binding factor RbfA codes for MARERVPRVNELIKRELNNILLRELDFPRDTLITLTRVETSSNLIQSKVYVSVMPENQYGKVSLFLNKEIFSIQQSLNKRLKMRPTPKIIFVREKEVQKADKVEEILEKITENKDN; via the coding sequence ATGGCTAGAGAACGGGTTCCAAGGGTAAATGAATTAATAAAAAGAGAGTTAAATAATATTTTATTAAGGGAATTGGATTTTCCCAGGGACACTTTGATTACCCTGACCCGGGTGGAAACTTCTTCCAACTTGATTCAATCCAAAGTTTACGTCAGCGTTATGCCGGAAAACCAGTATGGAAAAGTTTCGCTTTTTTTAAATAAAGAAATTTTCAGTATCCAGCAATCTTTAAATAAAAGGCTGAAAATGAGGCCTACTCCTAAAATTATTTTTGTCAGAGAAAAAGAGGTTCAAAAAGCGGATAAAGTTGAAGAAATTCTGGAAAAGATTACTGAAAACAAGGACAATTGA